From a single Nostoc edaphicum CCNP1411 genomic region:
- a CDS encoding trifunctional serine/threonine-protein kinase/ATP-binding protein/sensor histidine kinase translates to MNTAVEPMDKLLNYRISEQLYAGSRTLVYRAIREADQLPVVIKLLQQEYPTFNELLLFRNQYTIAKNLDLPGIVHPYSLEPYGNSYALVMEDFGGISLRDWMNQKIGSNQYTLTEFLEIAIALSNILDGLYRHRIIHKDIKPANILINPETKQVKLIDFSIASLLPRETQEIHSPNVLEGTLAYLSPEQTGRMNRGIDYRSDYYSLGITFYELLTGELPFQSNDPMELVHCHIAKQPERLVGRGQGAGGKGEEEIPEVICDIVMKLMAKNAEDRYQSALGLKYDLEQCLEQLENTGRIESFPIAQRDICDRFIIPEKLYGRQAEVESLLDAFERVSQGSTEIILVAGFSGIGKTAVVNEVHKPIVRQRGYFIKGKFDQFQRNIPFSAFVQAFRDLIGQLLSETDAQFEQWKCKILSALGENGQVMVEVIPELESIIGKQPPASILSGSAAQNRFNSLFLKFTQVFTTREHPLVIFIDDLQWADSASLKLMHLLMSEADIGYLLLIGAYRDNEVNPVHPLMLTLEEIQKLGATVNTITLSPLDQISINHLVADTLNCSVTLAAPLTELVLSKTKGNPFFSTQFLKALYQDQLITFNSHHSPQGGIQRGWECDVAQVRSLALTDDVVEFMAIQLQKLSIETQAVLKLAACVGNQFDLAALAIVYEKSQVETSADFWKAMQDGLIIPTNEVYKFYQEESEFRIQNSEFIQPNSPDSCSYKFLHDRVQQAAYSLIPESQRKATHLKIGQLLLNNTSPLELEGSIFDIVNQLNEGIDIIDEQSKKYDLAQLNLIAGKKAKASTAYRAAVKYFTLGRELLIEESWTTNYQLTFKLHRESAECEYLTGNFDDAERLFNLVLYHCQDKFEQADIYRIQMHLKMTQGENIESGFEAGLKGLSIMGMHLPVTSEEQQAAIETKLEELKAKFKTTRTADLFDLPEMTDPEKKVCMGLLADLWAAAYMGGDQNLSCLMPLLMISLSLKYGNAESSGFAYCLYGMSLANQGNYQTAYEFGTLALKVDRYFNSTQFIPKTNNIFAHTTNPYNQHLKTNLPISQQSFQVCQETGNLVFGVWAVSFLIWAMLIKGDRLSDVYTETEKYLGYVQQVNDTNMLYAFTLQRQFLLNLQDISKNTDLLDNHNGEDIPYIEVWRQKNNFEHGINWYCFLKIQLSYLYGRYADAVKAAEEADKTLASNSGFFPIIQYHFYYPLSLIALYPNATLEKKKQYWEIIREHQQIQKTWANNCPTNFLHRHLLLSAEIARISGKYMDAIESYDRAIAKAKENEYVNEEALANELAAKFYLEWGKERIAQEYLINAYYCYTHWGAKAKVDDLEQHYPKLLAPILQQTRSRSDSEKVSPLTHNETIANIDSIATFHPSISKSITSSSSASVMLDLATVIKASQTLSSEIELDKLLTKLLQVVIENAGADKCVLLLLKEDRLVIEATTEIGQQSTVLQSIFVEDSAEVPHSLIYAVKRSLQTSVIFNTTLSSALIADPYIIHHQPKSLLCMPILYQGKLLGILYLENNLTTGAFTSDRVEVLNLLCTQAAISLENARLYQQAQDTSENLRQTEQFLRLIMDNIPQSVFWKDRNSVYLGCNQKFAEISGVGVPENVIDKTDYDLSWTREESDWYVEYDRQVMESGQAQLNIIETVLQADGKQIWSNTNKIPLKDREGNVFGILGTCEDITAPQQAQQLLQQQKQQLEQALQELQTMQLQLVQGEKMSALGNLVAGVAHEINNPVGFIAGNLEPAKDYIKDLFALIKLYQQKFPNPGSEIEDEIDAIDLNYLLEDLPKLLDSMKLGVSRIRSISTSLRTFSRADKDYKVPFDIHEGIDSTILILRHRLKANENRPAIDVVKNYGKLPLVECFAGQLNQVFMNLLANAIDALEQYNTERSLEAILDNPNCITIQTCVADSGKDVLIKIADNGVGMSPEVKQKVFDHLFTTKPVGQGTGLGLAIARQIVVDAHGGSLSCTSELGKGTEFVIQISTQQQ, encoded by the coding sequence ATGAATACAGCAGTTGAACCGATGGACAAGCTTTTGAACTACCGAATTAGCGAACAACTTTATGCAGGTTCTAGAACCTTAGTTTATCGTGCAATTCGAGAGGCTGATCAACTTCCAGTTGTCATCAAACTGCTTCAGCAGGAGTATCCCACCTTCAATGAACTGTTGCTGTTCCGTAATCAGTATACGATCGCTAAAAATCTTGACTTACCCGGTATTGTTCATCCCTACAGTCTAGAACCTTACGGCAACAGCTATGCTTTGGTGATGGAAGATTTTGGTGGTATTTCCCTCAGAGATTGGATGAACCAAAAAATAGGGAGCAACCAATATACTCTGACAGAGTTCTTGGAAATTGCGATCGCTCTGAGTAATATTCTTGATGGACTCTATCGCCATCGGATTATCCACAAAGACATCAAACCTGCCAACATCCTGATTAACCCGGAAACTAAGCAAGTTAAGTTGATTGACTTTAGTATTGCCTCTCTTTTACCTAGAGAAACCCAGGAAATTCACAGTCCTAATGTCTTAGAAGGTACTCTCGCCTACCTTTCCCCGGAACAAACCGGGCGGATGAATCGCGGAATTGACTATCGCAGTGATTACTACTCCCTTGGTATCACTTTCTATGAACTACTTACCGGGGAGCTACCCTTCCAGTCTAATGATCCGATGGAGTTGGTTCACTGTCATATTGCCAAGCAACCGGAACGTTTGGTAGGCAGGGGGCAGGGGGCAGGGGGCAAGGGGGAAGAGGAGATTCCCGAAGTTATTTGTGACATTGTAATGAAATTGATGGCGAAAAATGCTGAAGACCGCTATCAGAGTGCATTAGGACTAAAGTATGATTTAGAACAATGTTTAGAGCAACTGGAAAACACGGGTAGAATTGAGAGTTTTCCAATTGCACAAAGGGATATTTGCGATCGCTTCATCATCCCAGAAAAACTCTACGGTCGCCAAGCCGAAGTTGAAAGCTTACTAGATGCCTTTGAGAGAGTCAGTCAGGGAAGTACTGAAATTATTTTGGTAGCAGGCTTCTCCGGGATTGGCAAAACTGCTGTGGTGAACGAAGTCCACAAGCCAATTGTGCGGCAACGGGGTTACTTTATCAAAGGTAAATTTGACCAGTTCCAGCGCAACATCCCTTTCTCTGCTTTTGTCCAAGCTTTCCGAGACTTAATCGGGCAACTGCTGAGTGAAACTGACGCTCAATTCGAGCAGTGGAAGTGCAAAATTCTCTCTGCTTTGGGTGAGAACGGACAAGTGATGGTTGAGGTAATTCCAGAACTGGAAAGTATTATTGGTAAACAGCCTCCGGCGTCGATACTCTCTGGGAGTGCGGCACAAAATCGCTTCAATTCGCTATTTTTGAAGTTCACTCAAGTGTTCACGACAAGAGAACATCCATTAGTGATCTTTATTGATGATTTGCAATGGGCTGATTCTGCTTCTTTAAAGTTAATGCACTTGTTAATGAGCGAAGCTGATATCGGCTATCTACTGTTAATTGGTGCTTATCGAGATAACGAAGTCAACCCTGTACATCCACTGATGTTGACTTTGGAAGAAATTCAGAAATTAGGCGCTACAGTCAATACGATTACTTTATCTCCCCTGGATCAGATTTCTATTAATCATTTGGTTGCAGATACATTGAATTGTTCTGTAACATTAGCTGCACCATTAACAGAGTTAGTATTAAGTAAAACTAAAGGCAATCCTTTCTTCAGTACCCAGTTTCTCAAAGCTCTATATCAAGATCAACTAATTACATTTAACTCCCATCACTCCCCACAGGGAGGAATTCAAAGGGGATGGGAATGTGATGTTGCTCAGGTGCGATCGCTAGCTTTGACCGATGATGTAGTAGAGTTCATGGCAATTCAACTGCAAAAGTTATCAATTGAAACTCAAGCAGTCTTGAAGTTAGCGGCTTGTGTGGGAAACCAATTTGATTTGGCGGCATTAGCGATCGTCTATGAAAAATCTCAGGTGGAAACATCCGCAGATTTTTGGAAAGCTATGCAAGATGGGTTGATTATTCCTACCAATGAGGTCTACAAGTTCTATCAAGAGGAGTCAGAATTTAGAATTCAGAATTCAGAATTTATACAACCCAATTCTCCTGACTCCTGTTCTTACAAATTTCTCCATGATCGTGTTCAGCAAGCTGCCTACTCTCTAATCCCTGAATCTCAAAGAAAAGCTACTCATTTAAAAATTGGACAATTACTCTTAAACAATACATCACCATTAGAACTCGAAGGTAGTATTTTTGATATTGTTAATCAGTTAAATGAGGGAATTGACATAATTGATGAGCAATCCAAAAAATATGATCTAGCTCAACTAAATTTAATTGCTGGGAAGAAAGCTAAAGCTTCCACTGCTTATAGAGCAGCCGTTAAATATTTCACATTAGGCAGAGAATTATTAATAGAAGAAAGTTGGACTACTAACTATCAACTAACTTTTAAATTGCATCGAGAATCTGCGGAATGTGAATATTTGACTGGTAATTTTGATGATGCAGAGAGATTATTTAATTTGGTATTATATCATTGCCAAGATAAATTTGAACAAGCAGATATTTATCGAATTCAGATGCATCTGAAAATGACTCAGGGCGAAAATATAGAATCTGGCTTTGAAGCTGGGTTAAAAGGTTTGAGCATCATGGGGATGCATTTGCCAGTAACTTCTGAAGAACAACAAGCTGCCATCGAAACTAAACTTGAAGAATTAAAAGCTAAATTTAAAACGACTCGGACAGCAGATTTGTTCGATCTGCCTGAAATGACAGATCCAGAAAAGAAAGTTTGTATGGGTCTTTTAGCTGACCTTTGGGCAGCTGCTTATATGGGAGGAGATCAAAATCTTAGTTGCTTGATGCCTCTATTAATGATCAGCTTATCGTTGAAATATGGCAATGCAGAAAGCTCTGGTTTTGCTTACTGTTTATATGGAATGAGTCTGGCAAATCAAGGTAATTATCAAACTGCTTATGAGTTCGGTACACTAGCATTAAAAGTTGATCGCTATTTTAATAGTACTCAGTTTATCCCTAAGACTAATAATATCTTTGCACACACAACTAATCCCTATAATCAGCATTTAAAAACGAATTTACCAATTTCTCAACAATCATTCCAAGTCTGTCAAGAAACTGGAAATTTGGTGTTCGGGGTTTGGGCAGTTTCGTTCCTCATTTGGGCAATGTTAATTAAAGGCGATCGCCTCTCTGATGTCTACACGGAAACTGAGAAATATTTGGGCTATGTACAACAGGTAAATGATACTAATATGCTGTATGCATTTACTTTACAACGGCAGTTTTTATTGAACTTACAAGATATATCTAAAAACACCGATTTATTAGATAATCACAATGGCGAAGATATTCCCTATATAGAAGTTTGGCGACAGAAGAATAACTTTGAGCATGGAATTAATTGGTACTGCTTTCTCAAAATCCAATTATCATATCTTTATGGCCGCTACGCAGATGCAGTGAAAGCAGCAGAAGAAGCTGATAAAACCCTTGCTTCTAACTCTGGCTTTTTCCCAATTATTCAATATCATTTCTATTATCCACTCAGTTTGATAGCCCTCTATCCCAATGCGACATTAGAGAAGAAAAAGCAATATTGGGAAATTATCCGAGAGCATCAACAAATTCAAAAAACCTGGGCGAATAATTGCCCAACAAACTTTCTGCATCGCCATCTATTATTATCTGCGGAAATAGCAAGAATTTCTGGTAAGTATATGGATGCAATCGAGTCATACGATCGCGCCATTGCTAAAGCTAAAGAAAACGAATATGTCAATGAAGAAGCTCTCGCCAACGAACTCGCAGCCAAGTTTTATTTAGAATGGGGTAAAGAACGCATTGCACAAGAGTATTTGATTAATGCTTATTATTGCTACACCCACTGGGGCGCTAAAGCTAAAGTCGATGATTTAGAACAGCATTATCCAAAATTGCTAGCTCCTATTTTACAACAGACGCGTTCACGAAGTGACTCTGAAAAAGTATCGCCACTCACACACAATGAGACGATCGCAAATATTGACAGCATTGCTACCTTCCACCCAAGTATTAGCAAATCAATAACTTCTAGCAGCAGTGCATCAGTGATGCTAGATTTGGCAACAGTTATCAAAGCATCTCAGACTCTCTCTAGTGAAATCGAACTGGATAAATTACTTACTAAGCTGTTGCAAGTTGTGATTGAAAATGCTGGAGCAGATAAGTGTGTTTTACTACTACTTAAAGAAGATAGATTGGTAATTGAGGCTACTACTGAAATTGGGCAGCAATCAACCGTGCTACAGTCCATTTTTGTGGAAGATAGCGCAGAGGTTCCCCATAGCCTGATTTACGCCGTCAAACGCAGCCTACAAACTAGCGTCATCTTTAATACAACATTGTCTTCGGCGCTGATAGCTGATCCTTATATCATTCATCACCAACCCAAAAGCTTGCTGTGTATGCCGATTTTGTATCAAGGCAAACTGTTGGGGATTTTGTATTTAGAAAACAATCTTACCACTGGGGCGTTTACTAGCGATCGCGTCGAAGTTCTCAATCTGTTATGCACTCAAGCTGCAATCTCCCTAGAAAACGCCCGACTTTATCAACAAGCACAAGATACTTCAGAAAACCTGAGACAGACTGAACAATTCTTGCGGTTAATTATGGACAATATTCCCCAGTCTGTTTTCTGGAAAGACCGCAATAGTGTTTATTTAGGCTGTAACCAGAAATTTGCTGAAATTTCGGGTGTAGGAGTGCCAGAAAATGTTATTGATAAAACAGACTACGATCTCTCTTGGACTCGTGAAGAATCAGATTGGTATGTAGAGTACGATCGCCAAGTTATGGAGTCTGGACAAGCTCAACTCAATATTATCGAAACAGTCCTGCAAGCAGACGGAAAACAAATCTGGTCGAATACAAATAAAATTCCTCTAAAAGATCGAGAAGGAAACGTTTTTGGCATCCTTGGCACGTGTGAAGACATCACTGCACCTCAACAAGCACAACAATTATTGCAACAGCAAAAGCAACAATTAGAACAAGCGTTGCAAGAACTCCAAACAATGCAATTGCAATTGGTGCAAGGTGAAAAAATGTCTGCCCTTGGTAATTTGGTAGCAGGTGTTGCCCATGAAATTAACAATCCTGTTGGCTTTATTGCTGGCAATTTAGAACCAGCTAAAGATTATATCAAAGACTTGTTTGCACTAATTAAGCTTTATCAACAGAAATTTCCTAATCCCGGCTCAGAAATTGAAGATGAAATTGATGCTATTGACCTAAATTATTTACTTGAAGATTTACCTAAATTGCTGGATTCGATGAAATTAGGTGTTAGCCGTATCCGCAGTATTAGTACCAGTTTACGAACCTTCTCCAGAGCAGATAAGGATTATAAAGTTCCTTTTGATATTCACGAAGGCATTGACAGCACTATTTTGATTCTTAGACATCGTTTAAAAGCTAACGAAAACCGTCCAGCAATTGATGTGGTTAAAAATTATGGCAAACTCCCCCTAGTAGAATGTTTTGCTGGACAACTTAATCAGGTGTTTATGAACTTGTTAGCAAATGCCATTGATGCACTTGAACAATACAATACGGAGCGGAGTTTAGAAGCGATTCTAGACAACCCTAATTGCATCACCATTCAAACCTGTGTAGCAGACTCAGGTAAGGATGTTTTGATTAAGATTGCTGATAATGGCGTGGGAATGTCACCAGAAGTTAAACAAAAAGTTTTTGACCATTTATTCACCACCAAACCTGTAGGACAAGGCACTGGATTGGGATTAGCGATCGCTCGTCAAATTGTCGTAGATGCACATGGCGGTTCACTCTCTTGCACTTCAGAACTTGGAAAGGGTACAGAGTTTGTCATTCAAATCTCTACTCAACAACAATGA
- a CDS encoding BrnT family toxin produces MEFEWNPDKAVINLKKHDVSFPEATTVFEDSLSVTFPDPDHSIGENRYIIIGMSGSGNLLVVSHTDRENCTRIISARKATRQERRFYEEGN; encoded by the coding sequence ATGGAATTTGAGTGGAACCCAGATAAAGCTGTTATCAACCTGAAAAAGCATGATGTCTCTTTCCCAGAAGCCACGACCGTATTTGAGGACTCCTTATCTGTGACATTTCCTGACCCTGATCATTCGATTGGGGAAAACCGCTACATTATTATTGGAATGTCTGGGTCAGGTAACTTATTGGTTGTCTCCCACACTGACCGAGAAAATTGCACTCGAATCATCAGTGCTAGAAAAGCCACCCGCCAAGAAAGGAGGTTTTATGAAGAAGGAAATTGA
- a CDS encoding pyridoxine 5'-phosphate synthase: protein MPTLGVNIDHIATIRQARRTVEPDPVAAAVLAELAGADGITVHLREDRRHIQDRDVRILRQTVRSHLNLEMAATDEMLAIALDIKPDYVTLVPEKREEVTTEGGLDITLQIARIGEIVDKLQSASIPVSLFIDAEPAQIEASIKVQAQFIELHTGQYAEAKDEANRHRELAILAKGCEQALQAGLRVNAGHGLTYWNVYPVAALPGMEELNIGHTIISRAALVGIERAVREMKQAIKGNRE, encoded by the coding sequence GTGCCTACACTTGGTGTTAACATTGACCACATCGCCACTATCCGGCAAGCACGGCGGACGGTGGAACCAGATCCCGTGGCAGCTGCGGTGCTGGCAGAATTAGCGGGTGCTGATGGGATTACGGTGCATCTGCGCGAAGATCGGCGGCATATCCAAGATAGGGATGTGCGTATATTGCGGCAAACAGTGCGATCGCATCTTAATTTAGAAATGGCCGCTACAGATGAAATGCTAGCGATCGCTCTCGATATCAAACCAGATTACGTGACTTTAGTCCCCGAAAAGCGCGAAGAAGTCACAACAGAAGGCGGACTAGATATTACCCTCCAAATTGCTAGAATAGGTGAGATAGTCGATAAATTGCAAAGCGCTAGCATTCCAGTTAGTTTATTTATCGATGCTGAACCAGCACAAATAGAAGCATCTATCAAGGTGCAAGCGCAGTTTATTGAATTGCACACCGGACAATACGCTGAGGCTAAGGACGAAGCAAATCGCCATCGAGAATTAGCCATATTAGCTAAAGGGTGTGAACAAGCGCTTCAAGCTGGATTGCGAGTCAACGCTGGGCATGGACTCACTTACTGGAACGTCTATCCGGTAGCTGCGCTTCCCGGCATGGAAGAACTGAACATTGGTCATACCATCATCAGTCGGGCAGCATTAGTAGGTATAGAAAGGGCAGTCCGCGAGATGAAACAAGCTATAAAAGGGAATAGGGAATAG
- a CDS encoding SnoaL-like polyketide cyclase, whose product MSATESNNLPLWVQDRDKVIAESTDVEWRYQTPPDYSRSKENLAKESIYNHLEGTLEAIVQNLVRTFEMEVSFKANPQEWLSIVNEQFRVSTNGGVEYTAADLSAQGTYNLFMTDSEHYKASEESFESSAKLFHTTFPQGFPWEVLEVYSGPPNVTFKWRHWGHFKGEYKDYAPTGETVEIIGMSIAKVTDDLKVVFLEHYFDNNLFLEKLTSGGKQTNADNEKSACPFSSWFKKSNKS is encoded by the coding sequence ATGAGCGCAACAGAATCTAACAACCTACCACTTTGGGTACAGGATAGAGATAAGGTGATAGCAGAAAGCACTGATGTCGAGTGGCGCTATCAGACACCGCCTGATTATTCCCGCTCAAAAGAGAATCTCGCTAAAGAAAGTATCTACAATCACCTTGAAGGTACACTGGAAGCGATCGTACAAAACTTGGTGCGAACCTTCGAGATGGAGGTGTCCTTCAAAGCTAACCCACAAGAGTGGTTGTCTATTGTTAATGAACAGTTTCGTGTGAGTACCAATGGTGGAGTCGAGTACACCGCAGCAGATTTATCAGCCCAAGGTACTTACAATCTATTTATGACTGATTCAGAGCATTACAAAGCTTCAGAAGAAAGCTTTGAATCATCCGCAAAACTCTTCCACACAACATTTCCCCAAGGATTTCCTTGGGAAGTATTGGAAGTTTACTCAGGGCCACCAAATGTCACATTCAAATGGCGGCATTGGGGACATTTTAAAGGAGAATACAAAGACTATGCACCTACTGGAGAGACAGTAGAAATTATCGGCATGAGCATTGCAAAAGTTACCGATGACTTGAAGGTTGTTTTCTTAGAACACTACTTTGACAATAATCTGTTCTTGGAAAAGTTAACATCTGGTGGCAAACAGACAAATGCTGACAACGAGAAAAGTGCTTGTCCGTTCAGTTCTTGGTTCAAGAAATCCAACAAAAGTTAG
- a CDS encoding MgPME-cyclase complex family protein — protein sequence MQTYHYVLASQRFLLEEEPIHEVIKERTRHYHEQEKQIDFWLVEQPAFLETPQFAELKAKCPQPAVAIISTNAQFITWLKLRLEYVITGEFQAPSEAIPDALASLATVS from the coding sequence ATGCAAACATACCATTACGTTTTGGCCAGTCAACGTTTTCTTCTCGAAGAAGAACCGATACACGAAGTTATCAAAGAACGCACTCGTCACTATCACGAACAAGAAAAACAAATAGATTTTTGGTTAGTTGAGCAACCAGCTTTCTTGGAAACACCGCAGTTTGCAGAGCTAAAGGCGAAGTGTCCCCAACCAGCAGTAGCAATTATTTCTACAAATGCCCAATTTATTACTTGGTTAAAACTGCGTTTAGAGTACGTCATCACTGGTGAATTCCAGGCTCCTTCTGAAGCAATACCCGATGCATTGGCATCGCTTGCCACCGTATCTTAG
- a CDS encoding divergent PAP2 family protein translates to MQDIGNILDNRVLLVALVACLIAQALKLVVEIIKHRKLNIRVLVTTGGMPSAHSALVTALAAGVGQTLGWASPDFAVAIVFAIIVMYDAAGVRQAAGKQARILNQMIDELFHEKPDFSQDRLKELLGHTPVQVIAGSALGITIYWLARSAY, encoded by the coding sequence ATGCAGGACATAGGCAACATTTTAGACAACCGGGTGCTGCTGGTTGCTCTGGTAGCTTGTTTAATTGCTCAAGCATTAAAGCTCGTAGTCGAGATCATCAAACATCGCAAACTTAATATACGTGTTTTGGTAACAACAGGAGGTATGCCCAGTGCCCATTCAGCTTTAGTTACAGCTTTAGCTGCTGGTGTAGGGCAAACACTAGGTTGGGCATCTCCTGATTTTGCCGTTGCGATCGTTTTTGCCATTATCGTCATGTATGATGCAGCCGGAGTACGCCAAGCAGCCGGTAAGCAAGCTCGTATTCTCAATCAAATGATTGATGAATTATTTCATGAAAAACCAGACTTTAGCCAAGACCGTCTCAAGGAATTACTCGGACACACACCAGTTCAGGTAATCGCTGGGTCGGCTTTGGGTATAACCATCTATTGGTTAGCTAGGTCTGCTTATTAG
- the crtE gene encoding geranylgeranyl diphosphate synthase CrtE: MVATDNVQKTPPEEATFNLAAYLKERQKLCDNALDQAIPIIYPEKIYEAMRYSLLAGGKRVRPILCLATCEMMGGSIEMAMPTACAVEMIHTMSLIHDDLPAMDNDDYRRGKLTNHKVYGEDVAILAGDGLLALAFEFVALQTPQSVPRELVLQVVVRLGRALGAAGLVGGQVVDLESEGKSDISLETLNFIHQHKTAALLEASVVCGGIITGASPEDVQRLTRYAQNIGLAFQIIDDILDITSTQEELGKTAGKDQKAKKVTYPSLWGLDESRSIAQELVKAACAELEPFGERAKSLQAIAHFIVSRNN, from the coding sequence ATGGTAGCAACTGATAACGTTCAAAAGACACCACCAGAGGAAGCCACGTTTAACTTAGCAGCTTATCTAAAAGAGCGGCAAAAGCTTTGTGATAATGCTTTGGATCAGGCTATCCCCATCATTTATCCAGAAAAGATTTATGAGGCGATGCGCTACTCGTTATTAGCTGGAGGCAAGCGTGTACGTCCCATTCTTTGCCTTGCTACCTGTGAAATGATGGGTGGAAGTATTGAGATGGCTATGCCAACGGCTTGTGCAGTGGAGATGATCCACACAATGTCGTTGATTCATGACGACCTCCCAGCGATGGATAATGACGATTATCGTCGTGGGAAGCTGACGAATCATAAAGTCTATGGCGAAGATGTGGCGATTTTAGCTGGGGATGGCTTGTTGGCTCTCGCTTTTGAGTTTGTTGCCCTTCAAACCCCCCAAAGTGTTCCCAGAGAGCTAGTCTTACAGGTAGTTGTCCGTCTTGGTCGGGCGCTGGGAGCGGCTGGTTTGGTCGGCGGTCAAGTTGTCGATTTAGAGTCAGAGGGGAAATCAGATATTTCCTTAGAAACGCTAAATTTCATTCATCAACACAAAACGGCTGCCCTTTTGGAAGCTTCTGTAGTTTGTGGCGGGATCATTACTGGGGCATCACCTGAAGATGTGCAGCGATTGACCCGTTATGCTCAAAATATTGGGCTAGCATTCCAAATCATAGATGATATTCTGGATATCACTTCTACCCAAGAGGAATTAGGTAAAACTGCTGGCAAAGACCAAAAAGCCAAGAAAGTGACCTATCCCAGCCTTTGGGGACTTGATGAATCGCGATCAATTGCCCAAGAGCTAGTTAAAGCAGCTTGTGCGGAATTAGAACCATTTGGGGAGAGAGCCAAATCACTCCAAGCGATCGCTCATTTTATTGTCAGCCGCAATAACTAG
- the folD gene encoding bifunctional methylenetetrahydrofolate dehydrogenase/methenyltetrahydrofolate cyclohydrolase FolD has translation METKTAKLLDGKALAAKIQQELSVAITQLQPKIGRPPGLAVLMVGDNPASAAYVRNKEKACAKVGIASFGKHFPAQTTLEELEEVIAALNHDERVDGILVQLPLPDHLDAVALLHQIDPDKDADGLHPVNLGRLVRGETGLRSCTPAGVMRLLQEYEIPLQGKNAVVVGRSILVGKPMALMLLEADATVTIAHSRSHDLKSITQNADILIAAVGRPGLISADMVKPGAVVVDVGMNRVTDASGKSRLIGDVHFESTAGVAGFITPVPGGVGPMTVAILLQNTLDSYSRAARKEKE, from the coding sequence ATGGAAACAAAAACTGCCAAACTCCTTGATGGTAAAGCTTTAGCTGCAAAAATTCAGCAAGAACTTTCTGTTGCCATTACACAATTACAACCAAAAATTGGACGACCCCCTGGTTTAGCAGTGTTGATGGTTGGTGATAACCCAGCGTCAGCCGCCTATGTACGCAATAAAGAAAAAGCCTGCGCTAAAGTTGGTATCGCTTCTTTTGGCAAACATTTTCCTGCCCAAACTACTTTGGAGGAGTTAGAAGAGGTAATTGCCGCCCTCAACCACGATGAACGGGTGGATGGCATTCTTGTACAGTTGCCTTTACCTGACCACTTGGATGCTGTGGCTCTGCTGCATCAAATCGATCCCGATAAAGATGCTGACGGACTGCACCCAGTGAACTTGGGGCGACTAGTACGGGGAGAAACTGGTTTACGCAGCTGCACCCCGGCTGGTGTGATGCGCCTTTTACAAGAATATGAAATTCCTTTGCAGGGAAAAAATGCAGTAGTTGTGGGACGCAGTATTTTGGTGGGTAAACCTATGGCGTTGATGCTACTAGAAGCTGATGCCACAGTTACCATCGCTCACTCGCGATCGCATGACCTCAAAAGCATCACCCAAAATGCTGATATTCTAATTGCAGCAGTAGGTCGTCCCGGACTGATCTCTGCTGATATGGTGAAACCAGGCGCTGTTGTGGTAGATGTGGGAATGAACCGCGTCACCGATGCTAGTGGCAAAAGTCGCCTCATTGGCGATGTCCACTTTGAATCAACCGCTGGTGTAGCAGGATTTATCACCCCCGTTCCTGGTGGTGTTGGCCCTATGACTGTCGCCATATTGTTGCAAAATACATTGGACAGCTATTCCAGAGCGGCAAGAAAAGAAAAAGAGTGA
- a CDS encoding NUDIX hydrolase, which translates to MNNQQVHVAIAILYQKNKFLMQLRDNIPGILYPGYWALFGGHIEPGETPDVAVKREILEEIGYILPPFVEFGCYSNERVVRHVFHAPLLVELNQLVLNEGWDMGLFTPEDIRQGNCYSQNAGEVRPLGDMHQKIMLDFIEKNPT; encoded by the coding sequence ATGAACAATCAACAGGTGCATGTAGCGATCGCAATTCTCTACCAGAAAAACAAGTTTCTCATGCAACTGCGCGACAACATCCCCGGTATTCTCTACCCTGGTTATTGGGCACTGTTTGGCGGTCACATCGAACCTGGTGAAACGCCAGATGTAGCAGTAAAGCGAGAAATTTTAGAAGAAATCGGCTATATATTACCACCATTCGTTGAATTTGGTTGTTATTCCAACGAAAGAGTTGTTCGTCATGTCTTTCATGCACCACTCTTAGTGGAATTAAATCAACTAGTTCTGAATGAGGGCTGGGATATGGGGTTATTTACGCCAGAAGATATTCGCCAAGGTAACTGTTATTCACAAAATGCTGGCGAAGTCCGACCTTTAGGGGACATGCATCAAAAAATTATGTTGGATTTTATTGAGAAAAATCCAACATAA